AATATATTTTCAGGTTTAACGCCACTTTTGATAGCGCTTTGACTATGAGCAATACACATTCTATATTCACCATGATATGGAATAAAGTATTTTGGTTTAGTTAACTGGAAAATCTTGTAGTGTTCATGTTTATAAGCATGACCCGAAGTATGCAAGTAGCCATCAACACCATTTTCTTTAATGTCAGCACCAAGTTTTGCAAGTCTATTAATTAGTAGCTCAATTACCATATGATTCCCAGGAATTGGACTTGATGAGAAAATAATTAAGTCTCCCTTTTTGATTTTAACAGTTGGGTGCTTTCCGTGAGACATTCTCGCAAGAGCCGCAAGTTGCTCGCCCTGTGAACCAGTTGTCAAAATAACCAATTCATTGTCGGGAATATTTGCTACTTGTTTTTTGTCAACTAAAACTTTACTATCAACATTAATGTAACCTAATTTACGTCCGATTTTGACACCATTTACCATTGAGCGGCCAAATGTTGCGACTTTTTTGCCTAATTTTGATGTTAATTCAATAATGGCTTTAACTCTGATTAAGTTCGAAGCAAAGGCAGTTATTATTATTTTACGTTCCGCTTGTCTCATGTATTTTTCAATGTCTTTTAAAATATCATTTTCAGATGGCGAATGAAGTGGCCGCATTGCATTGGTTGAATCTGATAATAAAACAGTTAGACCTTCTTTACCAATTTGATCTAATCTAGCGAAATCTGTGTAGCTTTCGCCAATTGGATTATAATCAAACCTAAAGTCACCAGTACACATTATTGAACCATTAGGAGTATTCACACGCACACCAAATGCATCTGGAATTGAGTGTTGTGCAGTTCAAAAATCAACTGAACATTTACCAAATTTATGAACAGCAGACTTTTCAATTTCAATAAATTGAATTCCCAAAGGTACTTTGTGTTCCTCGAATTTTAGTTTTAAATATTGAATTGCAATTCTTGGTGCAAATATCTTTTTAATTGGCACTTGCTTTACTAAATATACAACTCCACCAATGTGATCTTCATGGCCGTGAGTAATAAATAAACCTTTAATTTTTTTATGATTTTCAGCTAAATATGAATAATCTGGAATAATCCCCTTAATACCAGTCGAAGCAGTATCAGCAAATTTAATTCCGGCATCGATAATAAAAATATTATCGCCATATTCTACAAAAAGTGATGATTTACCAATCTCTTGAACACCACCAATAGCAACTAATTTTGTTGGCTTCATATTCCTCCAAATTTAAATTATTATTAAGAAATTTCACGAATAATTTACTTATGTTTAGTAATTTTATACCATAAAAATTTATAAAACATTAATAAAATAAAAAAATGGCCGGTAGTAAGGGATTTGAACCCTTGAGTCGCTTGCGCGACTATTTGTTTTCGAGACAAACCTCTTCAGCCACTCGAGCAACTACCGGTAATTTTACAAATTCAATTGAAAATATATTGATATTCGTCAAAAAACTAATTTTCAAAATCTTTGTTATGAACTAATTATAAATAATAATTAATTTTTATAGTAAAATTATCTCATAAATATTTTTGGAGGTGCTATGAATACTGATAATAAATACGGTATTGTTGCAGGTGTTCAAGCCAATAGTGGGTCAATTTTATTTTCAATTGGTTCATTTCCTATTAGAACTTATTCAATAACTTTAATGATGGGTTTTTTGGCAGCAATATTTACAATAGCCTTTTTCTGACATAGAGAAAAATATAAATTTGAAATTCTATATACTTTAATTTTCTTAATTGTGCCTTCAACAATTATTGGCGCTCGTTTATGAGATTTAGTTGAGGTTGCATTGCATGACCCAAGTTTTGATTGAAGGTCATGGTGAAAAATATGGGAAGGTGGTTTAAGTATCCAAGGTGGTGTTATTTTGGGTACGATTGTTGGTGTTATTTATGCATATCACAAGCGCCATGAAATCGATTTTCGCAAAGCAGTTGACATTATAATTCCAACAATTTTAATTGGTCAAGTAATTGGTCGTTGAGGAAACTATGCAAACCATGAATTGTATGGTAAAGTTGACTGAGATGGTTCTTCTGTATTAATTTTTGGTAAAACATTTGCTCAAAACATGTTTATAAGCGATTCAATTAGTGCTGAATTAAATCAACCTGGATTATTTAGATATCCATTATTCTTATATGAGTCATTAGCAAACTTAGTAGGTTATTTAATTTTGGTTTGAACAATTAATTTATTTGGCTTAGTAAAACCTGGTATGAATGGTTCTCTATACTTCATCTGATACGGACTTGTTCGTTTAGCACTTGAACCATTACGCCAAAATGCCTATGAAATGTATACAATAGCATCATTAGTATTTATTGTAATTGGTACAATTGGCCTAATATACTTTGGATTTTTCAACCCAGTTCATTACACAAAAATCAAACTGAAATATAGATACACATATAAATATTCTCATCCTCAAAAATATTTAGACCACATTAACAGAACAAGATTTTTTGATATTAAAAAACCTTTATATAGCGAACTTAGTGGCTAATAAATAAAAATTAATTAAAAAATATTTTTATAATATAATAAACATACATTTTTATAAATAATTATTTATCAAATTGAAAGGAGTAAAGATGGCAAGAGTAGATCAATTAACCGGTAAACGCGCGCAAACTGGTAATAGACGTTCACATGCTATGAACGCTACAAAAAGAAAATTTAACCTTAATTTACAAAAAGTAACTATTAATGTTAATGGTAAAAAAACCACTCTAAGAGTTACAGCAAAAACTGCAAAAACACTTAGAAGAAGCGCAATTGCTTAATTAAAAATCCTTTAATAGACTTAAAAAGTCTATTTTTTTATTAATTCAACCTCTAAATATGCTTTAATTATGGAACGTTTCCATAACTTTTAAGATGCTAATTTGCTCTAAAAATGTGTTTTTAGTTAAAACATCTCTGAAAATACACAAAAAATCCCTTTATTTTTTTTTTTTTTTGCAATCTACTAGAAAAAATGTAAATATTTAATATTTTTATTAAATTATTATTAATTTAATTTTGTATTATTTTGTTGTAATAAATAAACCCACCACTTAGAGGGAGTGTAATATGTTCAAAAAAAATAAAATATTAGCTTTATCGTTATCAGGCACTGTTTTAAGTGCAACAGCCATTGGAGTTGTTGTTTATCTAGCTAATAGCGATGATAGAAATAAAACTGATTACAGAACAACAGCTAATGCAAGGAATAATTTAGTTGCTAAGGACAATTTAGATTTAACTAACACAATACCTTCTAATGCTGACACGAATTTAAAAGAAATCCCTAAAAAAGAAGAGCCGCCAAAAGTTGTGCCACCGAAAGAAGAACCGCCTAAAAAACAACCAATAATTAAAGTTGAGCCACCGAAAGAAGAGCCGAAGCCTAAGCCAATTCCTAAGCCCGAACCTAAACCCGAACCTAAGCCTAAGCCAAAAGTGGAAGAACCAAAAAAACAAACTATTACTGTTAATGGTATTAAAGTTTATGGGGACGTAAAACCATTGCAACCAAGAC
The genomic region above belongs to Mycoplasmopsis bovigenitalium and contains:
- a CDS encoding ribonuclease J is translated as MKPTKLVAIGGVQEIGKSSLFVEYGDNIFIIDAGIKFADTASTGIKGIIPDYSYLAENHKKIKGLFITHGHEDHIGGVVYLVKQVPIKKIFAPRIAIQYLKLKFEEHKVPLGIQFIEIEKSAVHKFGKCSVDFWTAQHSIPDAFGVRVNTPNGSIMCTGDFRFDYNPIGESYTDFARLDQIGKEGLTVLLSDSTNAMRPLHSPSENDILKDIEKYMRQAERKIIITAFASNLIRVKAIIELTSKLGKKVATFGRSMVNGVKIGRKLGYINVDSKVLVDKKQVANIPDNELVILTTGSQGEQLAALARMSHGKHPTVKIKKGDLIIFSSSPIPGNHMVIELLINRLAKLGADIKENGVDGYLHTSGHAYKHEHYKIFQLTKPKYFIPYHGEYRMCIAHSQSAIKSGVKPENIFIPEKGRVYHIINQKVFETNEKIDYGPIYIDGHSILNLNSSVIKERQNLGESGFTNIAITVDRKNKNIIGRPSLISRGAFYVKTSLSLVNEAKRIAHGAALYYVKNTENFNVMELKQLIIDRLENFFYNKKRRRPIIIPTILYNDDKNEEILSNSKFNFVKKDKSDSKNTELLLKNIKAEMFGDNSDIEDIHEDEEDDDIE
- the lgt gene encoding prolipoprotein diacylglyceryl transferase, which gives rise to MNTDNKYGIVAGVQANSGSILFSIGSFPIRTYSITLMMGFLAAIFTIAFFWHREKYKFEILYTLIFLIVPSTIIGARLWDLVEVALHDPSFDWRSWWKIWEGGLSIQGGVILGTIVGVIYAYHKRHEIDFRKAVDIIIPTILIGQVIGRWGNYANHELYGKVDWDGSSVLIFGKTFAQNMFISDSISAELNQPGLFRYPLFLYESLANLVGYLILVWTINLFGLVKPGMNGSLYFIWYGLVRLALEPLRQNAYEMYTIASLVFIVIGTIGLIYFGFFNPVHYTKIKLKYRYTYKYSHPQKYLDHINRTRFFDIKKPLYSELSG
- the rpmB gene encoding 50S ribosomal protein L28, whose protein sequence is MARVDQLTGKRAQTGNRRSHAMNATKRKFNLNLQKVTINVNGKKTTLRVTAKTAKTLRRSAIA